One region of Zingiber officinale cultivar Zhangliang chromosome 7B, Zo_v1.1, whole genome shotgun sequence genomic DNA includes:
- the LOC122005278 gene encoding transcription repressor OFP2-like gives MGNHRFRLSDIMPNTWFYKLKDMSQRSRKSHGGQPSRAGAVSPKPVAPPATKLLPNRASCYYSSRTEVEGFSFFPTHSKAMDTHFPGEPHRNSKKRSRNKPLRAPPIKPRLVASSVPAGYHARALNTEELLTPTPSPYEMPTVRRDLYVNGEELELDFGSDDVESWLHSASCRFTPSTTDVDSSKNSKLDEFELELESISELKLPPILTKPVPKEAEYEDKSLHHNSWIDQNAILVSKSKITNQSQRQRQSQPKVSPASLRRLRIRANSPRLTSKMLSNRRPAITMQQKRGSPFPSSFAVVKSSSDPQRDFRDSMMEMIVENNIRASKDLEELLACYLSLNANEYHDIIVEVFQQIWFYRTNFKL, from the coding sequence ATGGGAAACCATAGGTTTCGTCTGTCGGACATTATGCCGAACACTTGGTTCTACAAGCTCAAAGACATGAGCCAAAGATCGAGGAAAAGCCACGGGGGTCAGCCGTCGAGGGCGGGGGCGGTCTCACCGAAGCCCGTCGCGCCACCGGCCACCAAACTGCTTCCAAATAGAGCCTCTTGCTACTATTCCAGCAGAACAGAGGTAGAGGGGTTCTCCTTCTTCCCCACCCACTCCAAGGCCATGGACACTCACTTTCCCGGCGAGCCTCATCGGAACTCCAAGAAGCGGAGCAGGAACAAGCCCCTCCGAGCACCGCCCATCAAGCCGAGGTTGGTGGCCTCCTCTGTTCCCGCCGGCTACCACGCCAGAGCACTAAATACGGAAGAATTGCTGACTCCGACGCCGTCTCCGTACGAGATGCCGACGGTTCGACGTGACCTCTACGTGAACGGGGAGGAACTTGAGCTCGATTTCGGGTCCGACGACGTGGAATCGTGGTTGCATTCGGCAAGCTGCAGATTTACGCCCTCTACCACGGACGTGGACTCGAGCAAGAACTCAAAGCTGGATGAgtttgagctcgagctcgagtcCATCTCCGAGCTCAAGCTCCCGCCGATTTTGACGAAGCCAGTGCCGAAAGAAGCCGAATATGAGGACAAAAGCTTGCACCAcaactcctggatcgatcaaaATGCAATCTTGGTTAGCAAGAGCAAAATCACGAACCAAAGCCAGAGGCAGAGGCAGAGCCAACCGAAGGTCTCTCCCGCCAGCCTCCGCCGCCTCCGAATTCGAGCCAACTCGCCGCGGCTCACGAGCAAGATGCTAAGCAACAGGAGGCCGGCGATAACGATGCAGCAGAAAAGGGGCTCGCCGTTTCCGTCGAGCTTTGCGGTGGTGAAGTCATCATCAGACCCGCAGAGGGACTTCCGGGACTCGATGATGGAGATGATCGTGGAGAACAACATCCGGGCGTCCAAGGACTTGGAGGAGCTTCTCGCTTGCTACCTCTCGCTCAATGCCAACGAGTACCATGATATCATCGTCGAGGTGTTCCAGCAAATTTGGTTCTATCGCACTAACTTCAAACTGTAA